The Agarilytica rhodophyticola genome has a window encoding:
- a CDS encoding KilA-N domain-containing protein, whose product MSKSLIKAEYKGAKFQFTEDAWFNATEAANHFSKRVRNWLRTDETKEYMDALAEVLNSSDVSCLVKTTRGKNGATWLHPRLAVPFARWLNTRFAVWCDIQIDQLIRGKHKHQHWKKLRHESAASYKVLSDMLRLSRDSQGKSTSSVHYMSEAKLVNWALKGEFKGLDRDSLTEQELDILAKLEVKETFLIAQNVEYKERKPILLSYANELKESYSIKRLEASR is encoded by the coding sequence GTGAGTAAAAGTTTAATTAAGGCCGAGTACAAAGGCGCTAAGTTCCAATTTACTGAAGATGCATGGTTCAACGCTACAGAAGCGGCCAATCATTTCTCAAAAAGGGTGCGTAACTGGCTTAGGACTGATGAGACTAAAGAATATATGGATGCGCTTGCCGAAGTTTTAAACAGCTCAGATGTGAGCTGTTTAGTTAAAACAACACGAGGGAAAAATGGCGCAACTTGGCTACATCCTAGATTGGCAGTTCCTTTTGCAAGATGGCTTAATACTAGGTTCGCTGTTTGGTGTGACATACAAATAGACCAACTTATAAGAGGTAAGCATAAGCATCAGCATTGGAAAAAGCTTCGCCATGAGTCAGCCGCAAGCTACAAAGTGCTATCTGACATGCTCCGATTAAGTCGTGATTCTCAAGGCAAGTCTACAAGTTCAGTTCACTATATGAGTGAAGCTAAATTGGTTAATTGGGCGCTTAAAGGTGAATTTAAAGGATTAGATAGGGATTCTCTCACAGAACAAGAGCTAGATATTTTGGCAAAGCTTGAAGTTAAAGAAACGTTCTTAATCGCACAGAATGTTGAGTATAAAGAACGTAAGCCGATACTTTTGAGCTATGCGAATGAATTGAAAGAGAGTTATTCAATTAAACGGCTGGAGGCTTCCCGATGA
- a CDS encoding DUF6948 domain-containing protein, whose protein sequence is MENLKAVILTTEYRGVFYAEVEQDKDLSAETLTNLKNCRMAINWGATRGVFQLAETGPTENSKISAKADIPVLHKITAVMDVTDEARKAWISH, encoded by the coding sequence ATGGAAAATTTAAAAGCAGTAATTTTAACAACTGAATATCGTGGCGTGTTTTACGCGGAAGTTGAGCAAGATAAAGACTTGAGCGCCGAAACCCTTACTAATTTAAAAAATTGTCGAATGGCGATTAATTGGGGTGCTACAAGGGGCGTTTTCCAACTAGCCGAAACAGGGCCTACGGAGAACTCAAAAATTAGCGCAAAAGCAGACATTCCAGTACTACATAAAATAACAGCAGTAATGGATGTAACTGACGAGGCTCGAAAAGCATGGATTTCGCATTAA
- a CDS encoding ribonuclease H-like domain-containing protein has translation MNLYFDIETIPDQSEGAIDKIAENIKVKCPHSTKDQIGKDLGLDAKEIKFTSRPDLEGQWLERFGKGQAKEQAEEAYRKTSFDGAVGEIASMAWADENEEIQSISRADSSEIEMIDFFFANTGTASKNQRPKFVGHNIRFDLKFLYRRAVILKLTPHFNLPFNGRHRNDFFDTMEAWAGFNERIAQDDLCKILGIEGKPDGIDGSKVWDFYKEGKINEIEEYNRDDVDKVRQIYKRLNFIGIN, from the coding sequence ATGAACTTATATTTCGACATAGAAACAATTCCAGATCAATCAGAAGGCGCAATAGATAAAATTGCAGAAAATATAAAGGTTAAATGTCCTCACTCAACAAAGGATCAGATAGGAAAAGACTTAGGGCTTGATGCAAAAGAAATTAAGTTTACTTCGCGTCCTGATTTAGAAGGTCAATGGTTAGAAAGGTTTGGCAAGGGACAAGCAAAAGAGCAGGCAGAGGAAGCCTACAGGAAAACATCATTTGATGGTGCAGTTGGTGAAATAGCCTCCATGGCCTGGGCTGATGAAAACGAAGAGATTCAATCCATTAGTCGTGCCGACTCCTCAGAAATTGAGATGATTGATTTCTTTTTCGCGAATACCGGTACAGCAAGTAAAAACCAAAGACCAAAATTTGTTGGTCATAACATTCGATTTGACCTGAAGTTTTTATACAGACGAGCAGTAATTTTAAAGCTGACACCCCATTTCAATTTGCCGTTTAATGGTCGCCATCGAAATGATTTCTTTGACACTATGGAAGCTTGGGCAGGATTTAACGAACGTATAGCACAAGATGACCTTTGCAAAATATTAGGTATTGAAGGAAAGCCTGATGGCATTGATGGCTCCAAAGTCTGGGATTTTTATAAAGAAGGAAAGATAAACGAAATCGAAGAATATAACCGTGATGATGTCGATAAGGTTCGTCAGATTTACAAAAGATTAAATTTTATAGGAATAAATTAA
- a CDS encoding LPD29 domain-containing protein, with protein sequence MARSPQAQVAAIIRKGLKTHGIKASVRSEGYAGGNSVTIDLVDQPPWVVKAIQRETSKYKRGSFNAMEDIYEHSNKRDDIPQVKFLFVQNRYSEEVKKDIDSQFYQLYEIESTASNAFLFNRFVEREYFKKPRVRA encoded by the coding sequence ATGGCTAGATCACCGCAAGCACAAGTAGCAGCGATTATTAGAAAGGGCTTAAAAACTCACGGTATTAAAGCAAGCGTTAGGTCTGAAGGTTATGCGGGTGGAAACTCTGTCACTATCGATTTAGTTGATCAACCACCTTGGGTTGTAAAAGCAATTCAAAGAGAAACATCAAAGTATAAGCGTGGTTCATTTAATGCAATGGAAGATATTTACGAGCATTCAAATAAAAGAGATGACATACCGCAAGTAAAATTTTTATTTGTTCAAAATAGGTATTCAGAAGAAGTTAAAAAAGATATCGATAGCCAATTCTATCAACTATACGAAATAGAAAGTACGGCAAGCAATGCTTTCTTGTTTAATCGATTTGTTGAGCGGGAATACTTCAAGAAGCCTCGCGTTAGAGCGTAA
- a CDS encoding helix-turn-helix domain-containing protein: MVDLTNDERMFLGPRLRKLRETHGFKSRAAFAREAANKGFPQLTEQRVKYIESRDCPHIPQQESKAFCLVLGVGPACLLHGDCDYDSDDITTELSVMSDPQKNIVKSTVKPLIEAVKDNVKS; the protein is encoded by the coding sequence ATGGTAGATTTAACGAACGATGAACGAATGTTTCTTGGGCCGCGACTAAGAAAGCTGAGAGAAACACACGGTTTTAAGTCCCGTGCAGCGTTCGCGAGAGAAGCAGCAAATAAAGGATTCCCGCAGCTAACTGAGCAGCGAGTGAAATACATCGAAAGTCGCGATTGTCCACATATCCCTCAGCAAGAAAGCAAAGCTTTTTGTCTTGTTTTGGGTGTCGGCCCCGCATGCCTGCTTCATGGCGACTGCGACTATGACTCGGATGATATAACGACAGAGCTTTCAGTTATGAGCGATCCTCAAAAAAACATAGTCAAATCGACTGTTAAGCCACTTATAGAAGCAGTAAAAGATAACGTTAAGTCTTAA
- a CDS encoding Rad52/Rad22 family DNA repair protein has product MNDIINRLKAPFPPEAVHWRIGARTQDRSSGIALAYIDARDVMKRLDDVCGVYWQDRYPFEGCCEIGIKIDNEWLWRANGSGETDIEGEKGRYSGAFKRAAVNWGIGRYLYYLPNMWVPLKNQGKQLANLPELPKWAIPKQD; this is encoded by the coding sequence GTGAACGACATAATTAATAGGTTAAAAGCGCCCTTCCCTCCTGAAGCTGTTCACTGGAGAATCGGAGCAAGGACGCAAGATAGAAGCTCTGGTATTGCATTAGCATACATTGACGCTAGAGATGTAATGAAGCGCTTAGACGATGTATGCGGCGTGTACTGGCAAGATCGATACCCTTTTGAGGGCTGCTGCGAAATAGGGATAAAAATAGATAACGAATGGCTATGGCGGGCTAACGGCTCTGGTGAAACAGATATCGAGGGCGAAAAAGGCCGCTACTCAGGCGCCTTTAAGCGAGCTGCTGTTAATTGGGGTATTGGTAGATATTTATATTACCTGCCTAACATGTGGGTACCCCTGAAAAATCAAGGCAAACAACTAGCGAATCTTCCAGAACTTCCAAAATGGGCTATACCTAAACAGGATTAA